From Butyricimonas paravirosa, one genomic window encodes:
- a CDS encoding sodium-dependent transporter — translation MHNTRDSFGSKFGAIAALAGSAVGLGNIWKFPYEAGNNGGGAFLLVYIFFTVAIGLPVMLSEFALGRYSGRNAFGTFDRLEPKTAWRYFGVLVLLAATMILSFYGTVAGWTLEYVFKSFTFSFHAGTDVDLNTMFSDFITNPYKPVFWQIVFMALTGFIVLAGVKKGIERYTKLMMPLLFVLIVILGIRACTLEGAMEGIKFLFLPKFSELTSQGVLSALGQAFFSLSIGMGVLLTYASYIKKDENLTSISLQVICADTLIAVLAGIAIFPAVFAFNIAPDSGPGLVFLTLPQVFQSMAFGQLWAILFFLLLTMAALTSSISLLEVIVAFFVEEKHISRRKATVISTVIVTIFGILCTLSFGPLKEVHIGNLSIFGIFDCVSSNILLPVGGILISIYVGWRFDRRLLEAELTNNGELKLWLLKPLIFVLKYVAPLFILVILLHSLGLF, via the coding sequence ATGCACAACACGAGAGATAGTTTTGGCTCTAAATTCGGGGCAATAGCTGCCCTAGCTGGTTCCGCGGTCGGTTTGGGAAATATCTGGAAATTTCCCTACGAGGCAGGGAATAATGGCGGGGGTGCCTTTCTTCTGGTATACATATTTTTCACGGTAGCCATAGGATTACCGGTAATGCTTTCGGAATTTGCTTTAGGACGTTATTCCGGAAGAAACGCTTTCGGAACCTTCGACCGATTGGAGCCCAAAACAGCCTGGCGTTATTTCGGGGTACTGGTTCTTCTTGCCGCCACGATGATTCTCTCCTTTTACGGGACGGTTGCCGGCTGGACGTTGGAATATGTCTTTAAATCTTTCACCTTCTCTTTTCATGCCGGCACCGATGTTGATTTGAATACCATGTTTTCGGACTTTATCACGAATCCCTATAAACCCGTGTTCTGGCAAATCGTGTTCATGGCTCTCACCGGTTTTATCGTGCTGGCAGGAGTAAAAAAAGGTATCGAACGATACACCAAACTCATGATGCCCCTCCTTTTCGTGCTTATTGTGATACTCGGAATCCGGGCATGCACGCTGGAGGGAGCCATGGAAGGGATAAAATTTCTTTTCTTACCCAAGTTCTCGGAACTTACTTCGCAGGGAGTACTTTCTGCTCTGGGACAGGCCTTTTTCTCCTTATCAATCGGCATGGGTGTCCTCTTGACTTACGCCTCTTACATCAAAAAAGATGAAAACCTGACTTCTATATCCTTGCAAGTGATTTGCGCGGACACGCTGATCGCCGTGTTGGCAGGAATTGCCATATTTCCCGCCGTGTTCGCTTTCAACATTGCACCGGATTCCGGGCCGGGCCTTGTGTTCCTCACGTTGCCACAAGTGTTCCAAAGCATGGCTTTCGGGCAACTATGGGCGATTCTTTTCTTTCTCCTGCTAACCATGGCCGCTCTCACTTCCTCGATTTCCCTTCTGGAAGTAATCGTTGCCTTTTTCGTGGAAGAAAAGCACATCAGCCGCCGCAAAGCGACCGTCATATCCACGGTAATCGTCACGATCTTCGGCATTTTATGCACCCTTTCTTTTGGACCGTTAAAAGAAGTCCATATCGGCAACTTGTCGATCTTCGGGATATTTGATTGCGTCAGTTCCAACATACTGCTACCCGTGGGTGGAATCTTGATTTCCATTTACGTGGGCTGGAGATTCGATCGCCGTTTACTGGAAGCGGAATTAACCAATAATGGAGAATTGAAACTATGGTTACTGAAACCGTTGATATTCGTCCTAAAATATGTAGCACCCCTATTTATCCTCGTGATTCTATTACACTCGCTGGGATTATTCTGA
- the thiE gene encoding thiamine phosphate synthase, whose product MRIYLVTDEGLLLGKDLYRTVEAAVKGGVSMVQLREKESSTREFIERAIRLKEVLTPYGVPLIINDRVDVALAANADGVHVGQSDMPYEMVKRLLPEGKIIGLSVESPEQVLEANDYDLDYVAASPVFSTTTKTNTIVEWGLDGLRWIRSVSRHPLVAIGGIRPDNVASIFQAGADSVAVISAIVSADDPERAARELLEKSGKLH is encoded by the coding sequence ATGCGTATTTATTTGGTTACGGATGAAGGGTTGTTATTAGGGAAGGACTTGTACCGTACGGTCGAGGCCGCCGTAAAAGGCGGGGTGAGCATGGTACAGTTACGGGAAAAAGAGTCGTCAACCCGAGAATTTATTGAACGGGCAATTCGGTTGAAAGAAGTGTTGACTCCTTACGGAGTCCCTCTGATTATTAATGACCGGGTGGATGTTGCGTTGGCGGCTAATGCTGATGGGGTACACGTGGGACAAAGCGATATGCCCTACGAGATGGTTAAGCGGTTACTACCGGAGGGGAAAATTATCGGCTTATCCGTGGAATCACCGGAACAGGTGCTGGAGGCCAATGACTATGATTTGGATTACGTGGCAGCAAGTCCCGTGTTTTCAACCACGACGAAAACAAATACTATCGTAGAATGGGGATTAGATGGCTTACGCTGGATCAGATCTGTTTCCCGCCATCCGTTAGTTGCCATCGGGGGAATTCGTCCTGATAACGTGGCGTCGATATTTCAGGCCGGGGCGGATAGCGTGGCGGTAATTTCGGCGATTGTCTCTGCCGACGATCCGGAACGAGCTGCACGGGAATTATTGGAAAAAAGCGGTAAACTTCACTAA
- the thiM gene encoding hydroxyethylthiazole kinase, with product MLEQIWENIQRVKEESPLVHNITNAVVMNNTANALLAAGASPIMAHALEEIDEMVALCRATVINIGTLDRFTVESMKAAIRRANEVGHPVVLDPVGAGATSFRNQTLRDILAAGTPTFIRGNASEIMTMAGLSTQSKGVDSSESSLNSLDAAKALSQRVGCIVCVSGETDLVVEGDRVVYLHNGSPMMEKVTGLGCTASAILGAFAAVVKNPFMAAVSATSFMGVCGEIAVGMSQGPGTLQLHLYDVMYNLSQEQFMQIVRVSE from the coding sequence CAAATTTGGGAAAATATCCAGCGGGTGAAGGAAGAATCCCCGCTGGTGCATAATATAACGAATGCCGTGGTGATGAATAACACGGCAAATGCGTTGCTTGCCGCTGGTGCATCACCGATTATGGCACACGCCTTGGAAGAGATTGACGAGATGGTGGCTTTATGTCGTGCCACGGTAATTAATATTGGTACATTGGATCGTTTTACCGTGGAATCCATGAAAGCGGCGATCCGGCGGGCAAACGAAGTGGGGCATCCCGTGGTACTTGATCCCGTGGGAGCCGGGGCCACGAGCTTTCGTAATCAAACGTTGCGGGATATACTGGCAGCTGGAACTCCGACTTTTATACGGGGCAATGCATCTGAGATCATGACGATGGCAGGATTATCAACACAATCCAAGGGAGTGGATAGTTCCGAATCTTCTTTAAATAGCCTTGATGCAGCCAAAGCGTTAAGCCAGCGAGTCGGGTGTATCGTTTGCGTTAGCGGGGAGACGGATCTAGTAGTAGAAGGCGATCGGGTAGTATACCTGCATAACGGTTCGCCGATGATGGAGAAAGTGACCGGGTTGGGGTGTACGGCCTCGGCTATTCTGGGGGCGTTTGCCGCGGTTGTAAAGAATCCGTTTATGGCAGCCGTTAGTGCTACTTCTTTCATGGGGGTATGTGGCGAGATTGCCGTGGGGATGTCTCAAGGCCCTGGAACATTGCAACTTCATCTATATGATGTGATGTATAACTTGAGCCAAGAACAATTCATGCAGATTGTACGAGTTTCAGAATAA